The sequence TCAGAATTATTTAATATCCTCAATAACTATAAATTGGTTGATTTAAATATCGAAACGGTAAATATGCAAACGGAAATCGCGTATTTATCGATAGATAAAATGATGGATAAAATAGTTATTTTGCTCTATATGACCCTGTCTGGAATCTACCCCTCCTTTAAAGACACACTGATTGCGTCCGGAAAAAAACCAAAAGACTGGAAACCTGTAATTACCTCAGTAAAGAAATTTCAGAATTATTACAGACTCGTAAAATTGTATGACCTTGACAAAATACCAGAGGACAATTTGAACCTCCCAAGTATTACGTCAAAAGAGTTGAGTAGCGATGAACGGGTATACGGCAGAATATAAGTACGCAACCATCCGAATCCACACAGATCAAGGTCATGAACTTTACGAAAGCGGTCGCGACCTGAAACACAACCCGCAGGTTCCTCCTGAAGAGGGTATCAAGCGGACGGTTGAGTGGATGAAGTGGTTCTACCGGCTCGAGGAGTGAGCATGATGAAGAACGAAGAAGCATTCTTTGAAGGAAAGACGGTGCTGGTCACCGGCGGCGCCGGCGCCATCGGCGGGAACCTGGTCCGGAGGCTCTCCGACCTTGATGCGGAGATGATTATCATCCTCGATAATCTCTCCTCATCATATGAGTGGAATACTGTCCAGGCGGAGAACGTTCAGTTCATCCACGGCGACATCCTGGACGAGGAAAAACTGAAGTGGGCGTTTAAGTCGAAACCCGATATTGTCTATCACCTCGCCGCCCACTTTGCCAACCAGAACTCGGTCGACAACCCTGAGAAGGACCTGATGGTCAACGGCATGGGGATCCTTAAGGTCCTGCAGTATGCTCACCTCGTGGACGTCGAACGGTTCATCTATGCCTCATCCGGTTGCGGCATCTACGGCCTCGACTCCAAGATGCCGTTTGAGGAGCATGATATCTCCATCAAGCTCTACACTCCCTACCAGGTCACCAAGATGGTCGGTGAGCTCTACACCAACTACTTCTACAACCTCTACGGGCTTCCGATCGTCAACGCCCGGTTCTTCAACTCCTACGGACCGGGGGAGGTCCCCGGCAAGTACCGGAACGTCATCCCGAACTTCTTCTACTGGTCGATGAACGGCCTCGCCCTCCCGATCACTGGCACCGGGGAGGAGACCCGGGACTTCACCTACGTCGGGGACCTGATCAACGGTCTCGTGAAGATGGCCACCCACGAGGAGGCGGTCGGGGAGGCGATCAACCTCGGTGCCGGCAGGGAGATCCGGATCATCGATCTTGCGAACTGGATCAACGAGCTGACCGGGAACGAGGCAGGGATTCTCTACAAAGAGCGGCGGGACTGGGACAAGAAGAACCGGCTGCTCTCCTGCATCGATAAAGCGAGCGATATCCTGGGGTACACTCCCCAGACTGAGTTCCGGAAGGGACTTGAGCAGACGTACCAGTGGTTTGTGGAGAACTGGGAGAATATCCGCGCTACTGCAGAGTTTTAAGGGGGAATTATGAGAATACTGGTAGTTCAGGAGTCGGATTGGATGGAGGTCGGTCCGCACCAGAGCCACCACCTCATGGAGAGGCTCTCTCAGCGGGGCCATGAGATCCATGTCATTGATTTTGAGATCCGGTGGAGGTCCCATAAAAGTGCCTTCTTCTCACGGCGGAAGGTGATTCGGAACTACTATAAGGCTGTGGAAGGCGGGAATGTTACTGTCATCCGCCCGCCCTTCATCCGTGCCCCCATCCTCGACTACGCGTCCCTTGTATTCTCGCACAGGGGCGAGATCGAGAAGCAGGTCAAGGAGTTCCAGCCCGACGCTATTGTGGGGTTTGGCATCCTGAACGCTAATATGGCCATCCGCCTTGCCAAGAAGCATGGTATCCCTTTTTTCTACTACATCATCGACGAACTTCATCGACTCGTCCCAGAGAAGCCTCTCCGGGTGGTTGCTCGGATTGTGGAGTCCTGGAATATGGAGGCGGCCGATGTGGTGATCTCGATCAATGAGGGTCTAAGGGAGTATACCATCCGGATGGGCGCCGACCCTGACAAGACAGAGGTCATCCGTGCTGGTGTGGACCTTGAAGCCTTCAATCTGGATGACCGGAAGGCGATCCGAGCAAAGTATGGCATCCAGGATGACGAGACCGTCCTCTTCTTCATGGGATGGCTCTACGAATTCTCGGGCCTTAAGGAGGTTGCTATGGCTCTCGCAAAGGACGGGAACCCAAAGATAAAACTCCTGATCCTCGGGAGAGGCGATCTCTGGGACGCGCTCCAGGAGATCCGCCGCGATCACGGGCTGAAAGATAAATTGATTATGGAGACCTGGGTGCCCTACCCGGAGGTCCCGAAGTACATCATGGCCGCTGATATCTGTATTCTTCCTGCCTACAAGAACGAGATCATGATGAACATCGTTCCGATAAAGATATATGAGTATATGGCAGCGGGAAAACCGGTCCTTGCTACGAGTCTCCCTGGCCTCGTGAAGGAATTTGGCGAGACAAACGGGGTTCTCTATGCTGGGTCGTCCGAGACAGTTCTCGACAAAGCAATAGAACTCATTGAGATGGGAAATATCGGGTCTGAAGGGGAGAAAGCAAGAAATTTTGTGAAGCCACTGCGCTGGGACAAGTTGACGGATATCTTCCAGCAGACGCTGAGCAGGGGATGCTGAGTGGGTGAACTCAGGGTTGTTCTGGGTGAAAGTACGTTCCAAAAGTATCCGGCAGCGAGGATTCATACGGATCGGAGCGCTCTTACGCAAA is a genomic window of Methanoculleus bourgensis MS2 containing:
- a CDS encoding NAD-dependent epimerase/dehydratase family protein, producing the protein MMKNEEAFFEGKTVLVTGGAGAIGGNLVRRLSDLDAEMIIILDNLSSSYEWNTVQAENVQFIHGDILDEEKLKWAFKSKPDIVYHLAAHFANQNSVDNPEKDLMVNGMGILKVLQYAHLVDVERFIYASSGCGIYGLDSKMPFEEHDISIKLYTPYQVTKMVGELYTNYFYNLYGLPIVNARFFNSYGPGEVPGKYRNVIPNFFYWSMNGLALPITGTGEETRDFTYVGDLINGLVKMATHEEAVGEAINLGAGREIRIIDLANWINELTGNEAGILYKERRDWDKKNRLLSCIDKASDILGYTPQTEFRKGLEQTYQWFVENWENIRATAEF
- a CDS encoding glycosyltransferase family 4 protein → MRILVVQESDWMEVGPHQSHHLMERLSQRGHEIHVIDFEIRWRSHKSAFFSRRKVIRNYYKAVEGGNVTVIRPPFIRAPILDYASLVFSHRGEIEKQVKEFQPDAIVGFGILNANMAIRLAKKHGIPFFYYIIDELHRLVPEKPLRVVARIVESWNMEAADVVISINEGLREYTIRMGADPDKTEVIRAGVDLEAFNLDDRKAIRAKYGIQDDETVLFFMGWLYEFSGLKEVAMALAKDGNPKIKLLILGRGDLWDALQEIRRDHGLKDKLIMETWVPYPEVPKYIMAADICILPAYKNEIMMNIVPIKIYEYMAAGKPVLATSLPGLVKEFGETNGVLYAGSSETVLDKAIELIEMGNIGSEGEKARNFVKPLRWDKLTDIFQQTLSRGC